One Peribacillus simplex NBRC 15720 = DSM 1321 genomic region harbors:
- a CDS encoding IscS subfamily cysteine desulfurase: MIYLDYAATTPIDEEALDVFSQASRKFFGNASSLHDIGSEAARLLDMSRQQLAEMLNIKKEGIIFTSGGSESNMLAIDTFIASKPSWQNHLIVSRTEHASLGNFVAKLEQEGFEVTYLRHLEDGRVDIEHLQECMSEKTCLVIVQHVNSEIGVIQPIEQISEIVRKHQAFFHVDCVQSFAKLPLGKIAASCDGLSISSHKVYGPKGTGAVIFPAIHQLKPSVPNITHEYGFRPGTVDVPGIASFVTAAKKLGDIMEDERKRISTLRMQLIQRLTERKIDFQIIEAKNEQLPHILALTFAGLQGQYIMLELNQKGFAVSTGSACQIGKQDPSKTMMAIGKSEDEAHQFVRFSFGKNTTADDIQKLADCIEGIAAIR, translated from the coding sequence TTGATTTATTTGGATTACGCCGCTACAACTCCGATTGATGAGGAGGCTCTCGACGTATTCAGCCAAGCATCCCGGAAGTTTTTCGGGAATGCGAGCAGTTTGCATGATATTGGCTCTGAAGCGGCACGTTTATTGGATATGTCACGGCAGCAACTAGCAGAAATGCTGAACATAAAAAAGGAAGGAATCATCTTTACGAGCGGCGGATCAGAAAGCAACATGCTTGCCATAGATACATTCATCGCTTCGAAACCATCCTGGCAGAACCACTTGATTGTAAGCCGAACTGAACATGCATCACTTGGCAATTTCGTGGCAAAGCTTGAACAAGAAGGTTTCGAGGTTACTTATTTACGGCATTTGGAAGATGGCCGTGTTGATATTGAACATCTGCAGGAATGTATGTCGGAGAAAACATGCTTGGTCATTGTCCAGCATGTGAATTCGGAAATCGGGGTCATTCAACCCATTGAGCAAATAAGTGAAATCGTTCGAAAACACCAGGCTTTTTTTCATGTGGATTGTGTCCAATCATTTGCTAAATTACCGCTTGGGAAGATTGCTGCCTCATGTGATGGACTATCCATTTCCAGTCATAAAGTTTATGGTCCAAAAGGGACTGGGGCCGTCATTTTCCCGGCCATCCATCAGTTGAAGCCTTCGGTACCGAATATCACTCATGAATATGGTTTCCGACCAGGAACAGTGGACGTCCCCGGAATAGCTTCCTTTGTAACCGCTGCTAAGAAATTGGGGGATATCATGGAAGATGAACGAAAAAGGATTTCCACACTTAGGATGCAATTGATTCAACGGCTAACGGAAAGGAAAATCGATTTTCAAATCATCGAAGCAAAAAACGAGCAATTGCCTCACATTCTGGCGCTGACCTTCGCTGGATTGCAAGGACAGTACATCATGCTGGAATTAAACCAGAAAGGATTCGCTGTTTCGACGGGAAGCGCCTGTCAAATCGGTAAACAGGATCCTTCAAAAACGATGATGGCCATTGGGAAAAGCGAAGATGAAGCCCATCAATTCGTCCGCTTTTCCTTTGGCAAAAACACGACGGCCGACGACATTCAGAAGTTGGCAGACTGCATCGAAGGAATAGCTGCCATTCGATAA
- a CDS encoding ACT domain-containing protein, with the protein MKKTLDAKEMIERGKAESVWEAVQRVDLSRSAFYKYRDTVFPFHTVVKEKLITLFFYLEDRSGTLSELLRLVASSGCNIMTIHQTIPLQGRANVTLSLNTGGMTMNIDELLTKLRKMEFVEKVEIIGNGA; encoded by the coding sequence ATGAAAAAAACGCTGGATGCAAAAGAAATGATTGAACGGGGAAAAGCAGAATCAGTTTGGGAAGCGGTACAGCGAGTGGATCTAAGCAGGAGTGCTTTTTACAAATACCGTGACACGGTTTTTCCGTTTCATACAGTTGTTAAGGAAAAGCTGATTACACTGTTCTTCTATCTCGAAGATCGTTCTGGTACTCTATCGGAGCTCTTACGGCTCGTCGCCTCATCCGGATGCAACATCATGACCATCCACCAAACGATTCCTTTGCAAGGACGTGCAAATGTCACCCTATCCCTGAATACAGGTGGGATGACGATGAATATTGATGAACTGCTTACTAAACTGCGTAAAATGGAGTTCGTCGAAAAAGTCGAAATCATTGGTAACGGCGCATGA
- a CDS encoding DUF6944 family repetitive protein has translation MDSQFKETFGSWTQAIGTVISAVAGTPSNVLDEEFREKLDLIGNELQATGNALLADAEETWSLDKFGNVLQAIGNSTVILGLVIDFDEVTKQELIIKGNLIQALGGGTALAGAFENPDEPEQAFNVTGNLLQAIGNSMQAIGGIAELKNSVQDKDQEKDQEQEEQDKEEQELQKYQYPDLEEKPSDAELVQVMGGWIQAVGSVISLIGQLRSNEENSGDDSSNDSNANDE, from the coding sequence ATGGATAGTCAATTCAAAGAAACTTTCGGTTCTTGGACTCAAGCGATAGGAACTGTCATTTCTGCTGTTGCGGGTACACCATCCAATGTCTTGGACGAAGAATTTCGTGAAAAGTTGGATTTGATTGGAAATGAACTTCAAGCAACAGGAAATGCCCTATTGGCGGACGCAGAAGAAACCTGGTCGCTGGATAAATTCGGTAATGTATTACAGGCGATCGGGAATTCGACGGTTATCTTAGGATTAGTCATTGATTTCGATGAAGTAACCAAACAGGAATTGATCATTAAAGGCAATCTGATTCAAGCGTTGGGCGGAGGTACCGCTTTGGCGGGGGCATTCGAAAATCCAGATGAACCGGAGCAGGCTTTCAATGTTACGGGAAATTTGTTGCAGGCGATTGGGAATTCGATGCAAGCGATAGGTGGAATTGCCGAACTTAAAAATAGTGTTCAAGATAAAGACCAAGAAAAGGATCAAGAGCAAGAAGAACAAGATAAGGAGGAGCAGGAGCTACAAAAATATCAATATCCTGATTTGGAAGAGAAGCCATCTGATGCTGAATTGGTTCAAGTGATGGGAGGCTGGATTCAGGCAGTCGGCTCCGTCATCAGTCTTATAGGGCAGTTGAGAAGTAACGAAGAAAACTCCGGGGATGACAGCTCAAATGATAGCAATGCCAATGATGAGTGA
- the obgE gene encoding GTPase ObgE, producing MFVDQTKVYVKGGDGGNGIVAYRREKFIPKGGPAGGDGGNGANVVFEVEEGLRTLMDFRYQRHFKAPRGEHGMSKNMHGAAAKDMVIKVPPGTVVIDDKTKEVIADLVEHGQRAIIAKGGRGGRGNSRFATPANPAPEIAENGEPGQERDIVMELKLLADVGLVGFPSVGKSTLLSVVSAARPKIAEYHFTTIVPNLGMVETEDHRSFVMADLPGLIEGASEGVGLGHQFLRHIERTRVIVHVIDMSGLEGRDPYEDYQTINKELEEYNLRLTERPQIIVASKMDMPDSEDNLAAFKEKLEEDYPVFPISAVTREGIRELLYAIADKIEETPEFPLEHEEENTGIHRVLYKHTSQTDEFNIERESDGSFAVSGFKIERLFKMTDFTREESIRRFARQLRSFGVDEGLRQKGATNGDIVRILEYEFEFVD from the coding sequence ATGTTTGTCGATCAAACGAAAGTCTATGTAAAAGGCGGAGACGGTGGTAACGGGATAGTTGCTTATCGTCGTGAGAAATTCATACCTAAAGGCGGACCTGCCGGCGGAGATGGCGGTAATGGGGCCAATGTCGTTTTTGAAGTGGAAGAGGGCTTGCGTACATTAATGGATTTCCGTTATCAACGTCACTTTAAGGCACCTCGCGGAGAACATGGCATGTCCAAAAACATGCATGGTGCGGCCGCAAAGGATATGGTCATCAAGGTTCCACCTGGCACGGTTGTCATTGATGATAAAACGAAGGAAGTCATTGCTGATTTAGTTGAGCACGGGCAACGCGCCATTATCGCCAAAGGTGGCCGCGGAGGCCGGGGAAATTCCCGTTTTGCCACACCTGCCAATCCTGCACCTGAAATCGCGGAGAACGGGGAACCGGGCCAAGAACGCGATATAGTCATGGAATTGAAACTATTGGCTGATGTCGGTTTGGTTGGTTTCCCAAGTGTAGGGAAATCCACGTTGCTTTCTGTCGTATCCGCAGCAAGGCCTAAAATTGCCGAATACCATTTTACGACGATCGTACCGAACCTGGGAATGGTGGAAACGGAAGATCACCGCAGCTTCGTCATGGCCGATTTACCTGGTCTGATCGAAGGCGCTTCAGAAGGTGTGGGCCTTGGACATCAATTCCTGCGCCATATTGAAAGAACGAGGGTAATCGTTCATGTAATCGATATGTCGGGTCTTGAAGGCCGAGATCCATATGAAGACTATCAAACAATCAATAAAGAGTTGGAAGAGTATAACCTGCGCTTGACTGAACGTCCGCAAATCATTGTAGCAAGTAAAATGGATATGCCGGACTCAGAAGATAACTTAGCGGCATTCAAAGAAAAGCTGGAAGAAGACTATCCTGTCTTCCCTATTTCTGCCGTGACGCGTGAAGGGATCCGTGAGCTTCTTTATGCAATTGCCGATAAAATCGAAGAGACGCCTGAGTTCCCTCTTGAACATGAAGAAGAGAATACTGGAATCCACCGGGTTCTATATAAACATACATCACAGACTGATGAATTTAACATTGAACGCGAGTCCGATGGCAGCTTTGCCGTATCAGGATTCAAGATCGAGCGTCTATTCAAAATGACTGACTTCACCCGTGAAGAGTCAATACGTCGTTTCGCCAGACAGCTTCGTTCATTCGGAGTCGACGAAGGCCTTCGCCAAAAAGGTGCGACAAATGGCGACATCGTCCGTATCCTTGAATATGAATTTGAATTTGTTGATTGA
- the nadB gene encoding L-aspartate oxidase: MVKAEIIVIGSGIAALKTALEASEHKHVILITKSNIRHGNSYLAQGGIAAAISDRDRVSLHKKDTLAAGQRYNKVKAVEKLVEEAPSVIAELIESGMRFDHDHDGTLLLGMEGAHSERRILHSHGDATGKYIMEHLIGCLKKSSITVMENVAAVELIIGKDDSCIGVNTLDKAGELVTYHAEQTVLATGGCGSLYHFTSNSQTVSGDGIALAFKAGAKVRDMEFIQFHPTLLFVNGKAKGLVSEAVRGDGARLVTEMGRPIMEDVHSLKDLAPRHIVAQTIFSYLQRGEKVFLDISMIKDFKNRFPTVSSLCEKSGLDLQLGKIPVAPGNHFLMGGIEVDESGQTSVPSLYAVGEVACTGVHGANRLASNSLLEGLVFGNTLGRLLAKVPARSIPEEKEQSKSSSQFSFLPDLTTLQEKLMNEAGIVRNEAGLTRLKDYLETFNIEKLLHMEVTALPIQEITKINAIIVAWLIAESALTRTESRGGHFRSDHPSENDAQWLENSVILACTDVKNRVKGRRLYEYIEA, translated from the coding sequence ATGGTAAAAGCGGAAATCATCGTGATAGGCAGCGGGATTGCTGCCTTGAAAACGGCATTGGAAGCAAGTGAACATAAGCATGTGATACTCATCACAAAATCAAATATCCGTCATGGTAATTCTTATTTAGCTCAGGGCGGGATTGCTGCTGCAATATCTGATCGTGACAGAGTATCTTTACATAAAAAAGATACGCTGGCGGCTGGTCAGCGATATAACAAGGTGAAGGCAGTGGAAAAACTCGTCGAAGAGGCACCTTCGGTTATAGCTGAACTTATTGAATCGGGTATGCGATTTGACCATGATCATGACGGAACTCTATTACTTGGCATGGAGGGCGCCCACAGTGAACGAAGAATCCTTCATAGTCACGGGGATGCTACAGGAAAGTACATCATGGAACATCTTATAGGGTGCTTGAAAAAATCATCGATTACTGTAATGGAGAATGTTGCTGCAGTGGAGTTGATCATCGGGAAAGATGATTCTTGCATAGGCGTCAACACACTTGATAAGGCAGGGGAACTTGTTACCTATCATGCTGAACAGACGGTTTTGGCGACAGGCGGCTGTGGTTCCCTATACCATTTCACTTCAAATTCACAAACGGTTTCAGGTGATGGAATCGCACTTGCATTCAAGGCCGGTGCAAAAGTTCGTGACATGGAATTCATACAGTTCCATCCGACCCTGCTTTTTGTAAATGGCAAAGCGAAAGGGCTGGTCTCAGAAGCTGTTCGCGGGGATGGTGCGAGATTAGTGACGGAAATGGGAAGGCCGATCATGGAGGATGTCCATAGCTTGAAAGATCTAGCACCAAGGCATATTGTTGCACAGACGATTTTTTCTTATTTGCAGCGCGGTGAAAAGGTATTTTTGGATATTTCGATGATTAAGGATTTTAAAAATCGTTTTCCGACAGTGAGCTCATTATGTGAAAAAAGCGGGCTGGACCTTCAATTGGGAAAAATTCCCGTTGCACCTGGAAACCATTTTCTAATGGGAGGGATTGAAGTGGATGAATCGGGGCAAACCTCTGTCCCATCTTTGTATGCAGTTGGTGAAGTGGCATGCACGGGTGTACACGGTGCGAACCGATTGGCAAGCAACTCCCTTCTCGAAGGGCTGGTTTTTGGAAATACGCTTGGCCGTTTGCTTGCTAAAGTGCCGGCAAGGTCGATACCGGAAGAAAAAGAGCAGTCCAAGAGTTCCAGTCAATTTTCCTTTTTACCTGATCTCACGACATTGCAGGAAAAATTAATGAATGAAGCGGGAATCGTTCGAAATGAAGCGGGTTTAACTCGACTGAAGGATTATCTTGAGACATTCAATATCGAAAAATTGCTGCATATGGAAGTAACGGCATTACCGATACAAGAAATAACGAAAATCAATGCCATAATCGTGGCGTGGCTGATTGCCGAATCCGCATTGACCAGAACGGAAAGCAGGGGCGGTCATTTCCGCAGTGACCATCCAAGCGAAAATGACGCCCAATGGCTTGAAAATTCGGTTATCCTTGCTTGCACGGATGTGAAAAACCGAGTGAAAGGGAGACGACTATATGAATATATTGAAGCTTAA
- a CDS encoding Rne/Rng family ribonuclease, translated as MKKMIANLASREKRVAVLENGVLRKLEIMPPQKRSTVGNIYLGKVTKVLPGMDAVFIDYGAEKNGFLHRDEIPSFQLTKKSDGKASIGQLVRQGEKLLVQVTRDETGTKGAKLTGLIEFSTDSLVYIHGIDYVGVSKKFKNDDLHKQWRETALQYKNPDEGLIVRTSMENESESVFLDRLTGLRELYKGFEVKAASLKAPSLLYERDAYLDMIISEMSGTATGELTIDDFEAYRELKKWIQENRKEWVISHVSGPKNVFSEWNVEAQVEKMAKKIVWLENGGYLIFEETEAFTVIDVNSGKFTGKVAKEATLFAVNQAAAKEVARQLRLRNISGIILIDFINMDNSRHEQEIIEIVKKEAVRDEKRIQVIGFTELGILQMTRKRTSPSLSEMMSVPCPVCSGSGKIESPETVAFRLERELLEHRKTDEEAVWVEVSKAVADVLLGEKESYRPTLEELIAKKIFLSFIPGSRNAYSIKRFGSIQEIGRAFG; from the coding sequence ATGAAAAAAATGATCGCGAACCTAGCTTCACGCGAAAAAAGAGTGGCCGTACTTGAGAATGGTGTTTTACGTAAACTTGAAATCATGCCGCCTCAAAAGCGCAGTACGGTCGGTAATATTTATCTTGGGAAGGTGACGAAGGTGTTACCGGGAATGGATGCCGTCTTCATAGATTATGGTGCAGAGAAGAATGGTTTTTTACACCGTGACGAGATTCCCTCTTTCCAGCTGACAAAAAAAAGTGATGGGAAAGCATCCATCGGTCAACTTGTCCGTCAAGGAGAAAAGCTGCTAGTTCAGGTGACTCGGGATGAAACGGGCACCAAAGGAGCTAAATTGACTGGGTTGATCGAGTTTTCAACAGATTCCCTCGTATACATACATGGAATAGATTATGTTGGTGTTTCAAAGAAATTCAAAAACGATGATCTTCATAAGCAGTGGCGGGAAACGGCCCTGCAATATAAAAATCCTGATGAGGGATTGATTGTCCGCACCTCGATGGAGAACGAAAGTGAATCGGTCTTCCTTGACAGGTTAACTGGATTGCGGGAGCTCTATAAAGGGTTTGAAGTAAAGGCTGCTTCCCTCAAGGCCCCGTCCCTTCTCTATGAGAGGGACGCATACCTTGACATGATCATTTCAGAAATGTCGGGAACGGCGACCGGGGAACTTACCATCGATGATTTCGAGGCTTATCGGGAGTTGAAAAAGTGGATACAGGAAAACCGTAAGGAGTGGGTAATATCCCATGTATCTGGTCCGAAGAATGTTTTTTCCGAATGGAATGTGGAAGCGCAAGTTGAGAAAATGGCCAAGAAAATCGTTTGGCTTGAGAATGGCGGATATTTAATTTTTGAAGAAACGGAAGCTTTCACCGTAATCGATGTCAATTCAGGTAAGTTCACCGGCAAGGTGGCGAAGGAAGCAACATTGTTTGCGGTTAATCAGGCTGCTGCGAAAGAGGTAGCCCGTCAACTGAGATTGAGGAATATCAGCGGAATCATCTTGATAGATTTCATCAATATGGACAATTCACGGCATGAGCAGGAAATCATCGAAATCGTGAAAAAGGAAGCGGTGAGGGATGAGAAGCGAATCCAGGTCATCGGCTTTACGGAATTGGGCATTTTACAAATGACGAGAAAGCGAACCTCCCCGTCTTTAAGTGAAATGATGTCGGTGCCTTGCCCCGTGTGCAGTGGAAGCGGTAAAATCGAGAGCCCGGAAACGGTGGCCTTCCGGTTGGAACGGGAACTGCTGGAACACAGGAAGACGGATGAAGAAGCGGTCTGGGTGGAGGTCAGTAAAGCGGTGGCGGACGTGCTGCTGGGTGAAAAGGAATCATATCGGCCTACACTGGAGGAATTGATCGCTAAAAAGATATTCCTATCTTTTATCCCAGGTTCGAGGAATGCCTATTCCATCAAGCGCTTCGGGAGCATTCAGGAAATCGGGCGGGCTTTCGGGTGA
- a CDS encoding ribosomal-processing cysteine protease Prp: MIKVVFDAPQERIASFTLSGHANFAKKGSDIVCAGVSAVSFGAVNAIMSLTDVEPEIEQGREGGYLRCVIPGNLSLESEEKVQLLLNSMLISLQTIERDYGKYMKIILNQ, from the coding sequence ATGATTAAAGTTGTATTTGATGCTCCGCAGGAACGGATTGCTTCGTTCACCTTAAGCGGACATGCTAATTTTGCTAAAAAAGGTTCTGATATCGTTTGTGCAGGTGTATCGGCTGTTTCCTTCGGGGCAGTCAATGCGATCATGTCCTTAACGGACGTAGAGCCTGAGATTGAGCAAGGGAGAGAAGGCGGCTATCTTCGCTGCGTCATTCCGGGGAATCTTTCATTGGAATCGGAAGAGAAGGTTCAGCTGCTCTTGAACAGTATGCTCATATCGCTGCAAACTATCGAACGTGATTATGGTAAATACATGAAAATTATCCTCAACCAATAG
- the pheA gene encoding prephenate dehydratase — MTSKIAFLGPKATFTDLAVSRLFPNDIKIPMNTIPDCLDAVRDGEVNHALVPIENALEGSVNITMDYLVHEVTLPMKGEVTIPIQQHYMVHPDHAYPGFKPDMVYSHSHAIAQCRKFLHNELRGIPYEYVTSTAAAAKMVMENPDINIAAIANDMAAEEYGLTIVKQNIHDYEHNHTKFIVVSNSEVDYEGHLTVEGDKKTTLMIQLPADHSGQLHQVLSAFSWRKLNLSKIESRPMKTGLGNYFFIIDIEMPLDDVLIPGAISELEALGCTVSIMGSYSCFKVQTGVPQR, encoded by the coding sequence ATGACATCAAAAATTGCATTTCTTGGACCAAAAGCAACGTTCACGGATTTAGCTGTATCGCGACTATTTCCTAATGATATAAAAATACCGATGAACACGATTCCGGACTGCCTTGATGCTGTTCGGGACGGGGAAGTGAATCACGCGCTCGTGCCGATCGAGAATGCTTTGGAGGGTTCGGTAAATATAACGATGGATTACTTAGTTCATGAAGTCACATTACCGATGAAAGGCGAAGTGACGATTCCAATCCAACAGCATTATATGGTACATCCGGATCATGCATATCCTGGTTTCAAACCTGACATGGTTTATTCGCATTCCCATGCCATCGCTCAATGCCGCAAATTTCTACATAATGAGCTAAGGGGCATTCCTTATGAGTATGTTACATCCACTGCAGCCGCTGCGAAGATGGTGATGGAGAATCCCGATATCAATATTGCTGCGATTGCAAATGATATGGCTGCAGAGGAGTACGGATTGACGATTGTAAAACAAAATATTCACGATTACGAACATAATCACACCAAGTTTATCGTCGTATCCAACAGTGAAGTCGACTATGAAGGGCATTTGACCGTTGAAGGGGACAAGAAAACGACCTTGATGATTCAGCTGCCTGCCGACCACTCAGGGCAGTTGCACCAAGTCCTTTCCGCGTTTTCCTGGAGGAAACTTAACCTTTCAAAGATTGAATCAAGACCCATGAAAACAGGATTAGGCAATTACTTTTTCATCATCGACATTGAAATGCCCCTTGATGATGTTCTCATCCCAGGAGCGATATCTGAGCTTGAGGCCTTAGGGTGTACGGTTTCGATCATGGGAAGCTATTCATGCTTTAAAGTCCAAACTGGAGTACCGCAACGATGA
- the rplU gene encoding 50S ribosomal protein L21, producing MYAIIETGGKQIKVAAGEAVYIEKLNAEAGETVTFDKVLFVGGEDVKVGAPLVEGATVTGTVEKQGKQKKITVFKYKAKKNNRKKQGHRQPYTKVVIEAINA from the coding sequence ATGTACGCAATTATCGAAACTGGCGGTAAACAAATTAAAGTAGCAGCTGGCGAAGCGGTTTACATTGAAAAATTAAACGCAGAAGCAGGCGAAACTGTTACATTTGACAAAGTTTTATTCGTAGGTGGCGAAGACGTGAAAGTCGGTGCTCCACTAGTTGAAGGCGCTACTGTAACAGGTACTGTCGAAAAACAAGGTAAGCAAAAGAAAATCACTGTTTTCAAATACAAAGCGAAAAAGAACAATCGTAAAAAACAAGGTCATCGTCAACCATACACAAAAGTTGTTATCGAAGCAATCAACGCGTAA
- a CDS encoding Spo0B domain-containing protein codes for MDKNWTTIETLRQTRHDWLNKIQIIKGNLELNRIDRVKGIIDEIIDEIIVETQNEARLSSLNLPKFTEMLLTSNWNNGSFYCEYEIIDVFEGSTEMDGLMYRWTNDFFKILDKNLDPFFENILAVSLCKKEVSDMHCSFHMQGRFIDQSPVIEFLGSSLTAEQSIEILECNEDEIFFKMDINF; via the coding sequence ATGGATAAAAATTGGACGACTATTGAAACTCTGCGTCAAACCAGGCATGACTGGCTGAATAAAATTCAAATCATCAAAGGGAATCTGGAGTTGAACAGAATCGATCGTGTCAAGGGCATCATTGATGAAATCATTGATGAAATCATTGTTGAAACCCAGAATGAAGCACGCCTCTCCAGTTTGAATTTACCTAAGTTCACCGAGATGTTGTTGACGTCGAATTGGAATAATGGATCATTTTATTGCGAATATGAAATCATTGATGTTTTTGAAGGCTCAACTGAAATGGACGGGCTGATGTATCGCTGGACAAACGATTTCTTCAAAATTCTGGATAAGAATCTGGACCCGTTTTTTGAAAATATACTGGCTGTTTCCTTGTGTAAAAAAGAAGTGAGCGATATGCACTGTTCATTTCATATGCAAGGCAGGTTCATTGATCAATCACCAGTGATCGAGTTTTTGGGAAGTTCATTAACGGCTGAGCAATCAATTGAAATTCTTGAATGTAATGAGGATGAAATATTTTTTAAGATGGATATTAACTTTTAG
- the rpmA gene encoding 50S ribosomal protein L27, with the protein MLRLNLQFFASKKGVGSTKNGRDSQSKRLGAKRADGQFVSGGSILYRQRGTKIYPGENVGRGGDDTLYAKVDGVVKFERFGRDRKKVSVYPVAQEA; encoded by the coding sequence ATGTTAAGATTAAATCTTCAGTTCTTCGCTTCGAAAAAAGGAGTAGGTTCTACAAAGAACGGACGTGACTCTCAATCTAAGCGTCTTGGCGCTAAACGTGCAGATGGTCAATTCGTTTCTGGTGGTTCTATCCTTTACCGTCAACGCGGAACAAAAATCTATCCAGGTGAGAACGTAGGCCGTGGTGGAGACGATACTCTATACGCTAAAGTAGACGGTGTTGTTAAATTCGAACGTTTCGGACGTGACCGTAAAAAAGTAAGCGTATATCCAGTTGCACAAGAAGCATAA
- a CDS encoding transcription repressor NadR translates to MERKKLLGEERRTKLLHLLQKSTEPVTGSELSQITNVSRQVIVGDITLLKARNEPIIATSQGYLYLQTGSTQKPERIIACQHDPSRTQEELYLLVDIGITVKDVKIEHPVYGDLTASIMVSSRKEVQQFLSRVTATNASFLSELTSGIHLHTLSASSEELLDEAECALRDAGILVD, encoded by the coding sequence ATGGAAAGAAAGAAATTACTCGGGGAAGAAAGACGGACGAAACTCTTACATTTATTGCAAAAAAGCACGGAGCCAGTAACAGGCAGCGAGCTTTCGCAGATAACGAATGTAAGCCGGCAGGTTATCGTTGGTGACATAACCCTCCTGAAAGCGCGGAATGAACCTATCATTGCCACGAGCCAAGGCTATCTGTACTTACAAACGGGGAGCACTCAAAAGCCGGAAAGGATCATTGCTTGCCAGCACGATCCTTCCCGGACCCAGGAAGAGCTATATTTACTCGTGGATATCGGCATCACGGTGAAGGATGTCAAAATCGAGCACCCCGTATACGGCGACCTAACTGCTTCCATCATGGTCAGCAGCCGTAAAGAAGTCCAGCAATTCCTTTCAAGGGTGACGGCAACGAACGCATCTTTTTTATCGGAACTAACGAGCGGCATCCATCTTCATACACTGAGCGCATCATCTGAAGAACTGCTCGACGAAGCGGAGTGTGCTTTGAGGGATGCAGGCATTTTAGTCGATTGA
- the nadC gene encoding carboxylating nicotinate-nucleotide diphosphorylase: protein MNILKLKQMLQQFLMEDIGECDVTSDTIFDQGEQGTLTFIAKEGGVFSGGDVIKTGFALLDEQIEVFLFVQDGEVFAEGQQLAKMTGDMASLLKGERVVLNLVQRMSGIATQAHKAAMILAGTKTRACDTRKTTPGLRMLEKYAVRSGGAFNHRYGLYDAVMIKDNHISFAGSITKAVQTVKSKLGHTTKVEVETESIQQVLEAVEAGADIIMFDNRSPEEIKQLIKLVPAHIITEASGGIHLGNLASYRETGVDYISLGSLTHSVRALDISAKVKEREGIMK from the coding sequence ATGAATATATTGAAGCTTAAGCAGATGCTGCAACAATTTTTAATGGAAGATATAGGGGAATGCGATGTAACGAGTGATACGATTTTTGATCAAGGTGAACAAGGAACTTTGACTTTCATCGCAAAAGAAGGCGGGGTCTTTAGTGGAGGGGACGTCATCAAGACGGGATTTGCATTGTTGGATGAGCAAATCGAGGTTTTCCTTTTTGTTCAAGATGGCGAAGTTTTTGCAGAAGGACAGCAGCTTGCAAAAATGACCGGCGATATGGCCTCTCTTTTAAAAGGGGAACGGGTTGTTTTGAATTTAGTGCAGCGTATGTCCGGCATCGCCACGCAGGCTCATAAAGCTGCCATGATTTTAGCGGGGACGAAGACGAGAGCTTGTGATACGAGGAAAACTACACCAGGCCTGCGGATGCTTGAAAAATATGCGGTCCGTTCCGGCGGGGCATTCAATCACCGATATGGTCTGTATGATGCAGTCATGATAAAGGACAACCATATTTCTTTCGCTGGGTCCATAACGAAAGCGGTTCAAACGGTAAAATCCAAACTGGGACATACCACTAAAGTGGAAGTGGAAACGGAATCAATACAACAGGTGCTTGAAGCAGTGGAAGCCGGTGCAGATATCATCATGTTCGATAACCGGAGCCCCGAAGAAATCAAGCAACTGATTAAACTGGTTCCCGCCCACATCATAACTGAAGCTTCTGGAGGGATCCATTTAGGAAATCTAGCCTCATATCGGGAAACAGGGGTAGATTATATTTCGTTGGGCAGCTTGACGCACAGTGTCAGGGCACTTGATATTAGCGCGAAGGTCAAAGAACGTGAGGGGATAATGAAATGA